The following are encoded in a window of Streptomyces sp. 11x1 genomic DNA:
- a CDS encoding alcohol dehydrogenase catalytic domain-containing protein, giving the protein MRAFVLTAPGSYEVQELPAPVAGPGEVVVDVERVGVCGTDMEFFTGTMAYLHQGHAAYPMRIGHEWAGRVSAGGDGVDPGWVGRRVMGDTMLGCGGCRRCLRGDQHVCERRLEVGIRGGLAGALAERLTVPATSLHGLPDSVDAVLGALVEPGGNALRAAEAAATRPGDRALVLGPGTIGLLVALFLRAAGAEVHLMGENAASLAFARSLGFEHTWTEDSLPDLPFDSVVDATNAARLPHRAVELVEPGGRVVYIGLAAVPSRIDTRALVLKDVTAVGVLSASPGLDAAIRAYATGVIDPRPLVAATVTLDDVGPVLAGERPAGAGAGPKVHVDPRLRPLRRGGSRPWEDPA; this is encoded by the coding sequence ATGCGCGCGTTCGTCCTCACCGCCCCCGGCTCGTACGAGGTCCAGGAGCTCCCGGCGCCGGTGGCCGGGCCCGGGGAGGTCGTCGTCGACGTGGAGCGGGTCGGGGTGTGCGGTACCGACATGGAGTTCTTCACCGGCACGATGGCCTACCTCCACCAGGGGCACGCGGCCTATCCGATGCGCATCGGCCACGAGTGGGCCGGGCGGGTGTCGGCGGGCGGGGACGGTGTCGACCCGGGCTGGGTCGGCCGGCGCGTCATGGGCGACACGATGCTGGGCTGCGGCGGCTGCCGCCGCTGTCTCCGGGGCGACCAGCACGTCTGTGAGCGGCGCCTGGAGGTCGGCATCCGCGGGGGTCTGGCGGGGGCTCTGGCGGAGCGGCTCACCGTACCGGCCACGTCCCTGCACGGCCTGCCGGACTCGGTGGACGCGGTGCTCGGCGCGCTGGTGGAGCCGGGCGGCAACGCGCTGCGCGCGGCGGAGGCGGCCGCGACCCGGCCGGGGGACCGGGCCCTGGTCCTGGGCCCGGGGACGATCGGGCTGCTGGTCGCGCTGTTCCTCCGGGCCGCGGGTGCGGAGGTCCACCTCATGGGCGAGAACGCCGCCTCCCTCGCCTTTGCCCGCAGTCTGGGATTCGAGCACACCTGGACCGAGGACTCCCTCCCGGACCTCCCCTTCGACTCCGTCGTCGACGCCACGAACGCGGCCCGACTGCCGCACCGCGCAGTGGAGTTGGTGGAGCCGGGCGGCCGCGTGGTCTACATCGGGCTGGCCGCCGTGCCCAGCCGGATCGACACCCGAGCGCTCGTCCTCAAGGACGTCACGGCCGTCGGTGTCCTGTCCGCCTCTCCCGGACTCGACGCGGCCATCCGCGCGTACGCCACCGGCGTGATCGACCCCCGGCCGCTCGTCGCCGCCACGGTGACCCTCGACGACGTCGGCCCGGTGCTTGCCGGTGAGCGGCCGGCCGGGGCCGGAGCCGGGCCGAAGGTCCATGTCGACCCCCGGCTCCGGCCGCTCCGGCGGGGCGGTTCCCGCCCGTGGGAGGACCCGGCTTAA